One stretch of Halococcus hamelinensis 100A6 DNA includes these proteins:
- a CDS encoding formate/nitrite transporter family protein, with the protein MASRDDPSDDEQVRDAIDRSRSGVPAAGAVVRDRFSADEVFQRIIAAADEEVTSGRRELFFSGLAAGFAITITFLLYSSMTATTDHDPILSALLYPLGFIYIIIGGYQLYTENTLPPVALTLERLVSLPRLLRHWTIVLAGNLTGGGLGAVALTWGGVFSPEATQAALEHAQHGIDTPAPALFSKAVFAGLIVAGVVWVVYASRDTISRLVVVYLAFLAIPLGDLFHVVVSFTEMLYLVLAGNLELGVGLTAFVIPVLLGNTVGGIVLVTVVNYFQTSAERRDAARFEGSQRQLSLREWLLGGLAGRSYVSMVDTSGTVADDGTYRVLVPIGNPRTEAPVVDLACRLASRHDDAVVHAVHIIQTPDTPASYRFADRERIVADSADRMEPLAELIESYEVTAKTSTIVSRRSFEEVFDAAGRLCADLVVMGWGADRPWADARTERPLDELTHQHGTDFLVLNDRGTDASRVLVPVGDGPSPELSAEVARAYRSSKGSSVTLLRVVDTPADREAGEAFLDEWASEHDLADAERVVEAGDVGPVIRRVATDHSLLVLGATEAGVLSRLVTDSLRFDVVEGVSCSVVIAERSTERSLVERLVGRL; encoded by the coding sequence ATGGCCAGTCGAGACGACCCCAGCGACGACGAGCAGGTTCGCGACGCGATCGATCGCTCGCGGAGCGGCGTGCCGGCGGCGGGGGCCGTGGTGCGCGACCGGTTCTCGGCCGACGAGGTGTTCCAGCGGATCATCGCCGCCGCCGACGAGGAGGTCACCTCGGGTCGGCGCGAACTCTTCTTCAGCGGGCTCGCCGCGGGCTTCGCGATCACGATCACCTTCCTGCTCTACTCCTCGATGACGGCCACGACCGACCACGACCCGATCCTGAGCGCGCTGCTCTACCCGCTGGGGTTCATCTACATCATCATCGGTGGCTACCAGCTCTACACCGAGAACACCCTCCCTCCCGTCGCGCTCACCCTCGAACGCCTCGTGAGCCTCCCCAGGCTCCTCCGTCACTGGACGATCGTGCTCGCGGGGAACCTCACCGGCGGCGGGCTGGGCGCGGTGGCGCTGACCTGGGGCGGGGTGTTCTCGCCCGAGGCGACCCAGGCGGCGCTCGAACACGCCCAGCACGGCATCGACACGCCGGCCCCCGCGCTGTTCTCGAAGGCGGTCTTCGCGGGGCTGATCGTCGCGGGCGTCGTCTGGGTGGTCTACGCCTCGCGCGACACCATCTCCCGGCTCGTCGTGGTCTACCTCGCCTTCCTCGCGATCCCGCTCGGGGACCTGTTCCACGTCGTGGTCTCGTTCACCGAGATGCTCTATCTCGTCCTCGCGGGCAACCTCGAACTTGGCGTCGGGTTGACGGCGTTCGTGATCCCGGTGTTGCTCGGCAACACCGTCGGTGGGATCGTCCTGGTGACGGTGGTCAACTACTTCCAGACCTCCGCCGAGCGCCGCGACGCCGCCCGGTTCGAGGGCTCGCAACGACAGCTCTCGCTCCGCGAGTGGCTCCTGGGTGGACTCGCCGGCCGGTCGTACGTCTCGATGGTCGATACCAGCGGGACGGTCGCCGACGACGGGACCTACCGGGTGCTGGTGCCGATCGGCAACCCGCGAACGGAGGCCCCCGTGGTCGACCTCGCCTGCCGGCTCGCCAGCCGCCACGACGACGCGGTGGTTCACGCCGTCCACATCATCCAGACGCCCGACACCCCCGCGAGCTATCGGTTCGCGGACCGCGAGCGGATCGTCGCCGACTCCGCCGACCGGATGGAGCCGCTCGCGGAGCTCATCGAGTCCTACGAAGTCACGGCCAAGACTTCGACCATCGTCTCACGGCGGTCGTTCGAGGAGGTGTTCGACGCCGCCGGCCGTCTGTGTGCCGACCTCGTCGTGATGGGATGGGGTGCGGACCGGCCCTGGGCCGACGCCCGCACCGAGCGCCCGCTCGACGAACTCACTCACCAACACGGGACGGACTTCCTCGTGCTCAACGACCGCGGCACCGACGCCTCTCGCGTGCTGGTGCCGGTCGGCGACGGCCCCTCCCCCGAACTGAGCGCCGAGGTCGCGCGGGCCTACCGGTCGAGCAAGGGCTCCTCGGTCACGTTGCTCCGCGTCGTCGACACGCCGGCCGACCGCGAGGCGGGCGAGGCGTTCCTCGACGAGTGGGCGAGCGAGCACGACCTCGCGGACGCCGAGCGAGTGGTCGAGGCCGGCGACGTCGGGCCCGTGATCCGGCGGGTCGCTACGGACCACTCCCTGTTGGTGCTGGGAGCGACCGAAGCGGGCGTTCTCTCGCGGCTCGTCACGGACTCGCTCCGGTTCGACGTCGTCGAGGGGGTGTCGTGTTCGGTGGTGATCGCCGAACGCTCCACCGAACGGAGCCTCGTCGAGCGCCTCGTCGGTCGGCTGTAG
- a CDS encoding DUF7576 family protein, giving the protein MVDPVSDVAEDTEETAPTCATCGETILNQPTHRVTTEVADGAVVITHFCDEDCLSAYEG; this is encoded by the coding sequence ATGGTCGACCCAGTCTCCGACGTGGCCGAGGACACCGAAGAAACCGCGCCGACGTGTGCGACCTGCGGCGAGACGATCCTCAACCAGCCGACCCACCGTGTGACGACCGAGGTCGCGGACGGAGCTGTGGTCATCACCCACTTCTGCGACGAAGACTGTCTCTCGGCGTACGAGGGCTGA
- a CDS encoding ferredoxin--NADP reductase — protein MSFEATITSIHRMTPRVKQFVVERDEPFEFEPGEHTNVEFEQEDPDEDEDAEVSRPYTATNTPGNDAITLAIKRYDDGTASVYMHDREPGDTITLAEFHGELTLRDTDEDVVFVSTGTGITPMMAMLKEYLEEGTGEAHFLYGEKSQENLMYRETLDQLASEHGNLSLTFSLSEEDWDGRTGHVQDHVEDVLDDLDRHFYVCGVPQMVVDTKDHLDDLDVPEDRVFSEGWEDGEVED, from the coding sequence ATGTCGTTCGAGGCAACTATCACGTCGATCCATCGGATGACGCCCCGGGTGAAGCAGTTCGTCGTCGAGCGCGACGAGCCCTTCGAGTTCGAACCCGGCGAGCACACCAACGTCGAGTTCGAGCAAGAGGACCCCGACGAGGACGAGGACGCGGAGGTCTCGCGACCCTACACCGCGACCAACACGCCGGGCAACGACGCGATCACCCTCGCGATCAAACGCTACGACGACGGCACCGCCTCGGTCTACATGCACGACCGCGAACCCGGCGACACTATCACGCTCGCCGAGTTCCACGGCGAGCTCACCCTCCGGGACACCGACGAGGACGTCGTCTTCGTCTCCACGGGGACGGGCATCACCCCGATGATGGCGATGCTGAAGGAGTATCTGGAGGAGGGCACCGGCGAAGCCCACTTCCTCTACGGCGAGAAGAGCCAGGAGAACCTCATGTACCGCGAGACGCTCGACCAGCTCGCGAGCGAACACGGGAACCTCTCGCTCACCTTCTCGCTCTCCGAGGAGGACTGGGACGGACGCACCGGCCACGTCCAGGACCACGTCGAGGACGTGCTCGACGACCTCGACAGGCACTTCTACGTCTGCGGGGTGCCCCAGATGGTCGTCGACACGAAGGACCACCTCGACGACCTCGACGTCCCCGAGGATCGGGTCTTCTCCGAGGGCTGGGAGGACGGCGAGGTCGAGGACTGA
- a CDS encoding glutathione-independent formaldehyde dehydrogenase, producing MRAVVYQGAHDVAVEDVDEPELEHPNDIVIDITTSCICGSDLHMYEGRTAAEPGIVFGHENMGIVEEVGEGVDTLEAGDRVVLPFNVACGHCRNCENGKTGFCTNVNPGFAGGAYGYVAMGPYKGGQAEKLRVPYADFNALKLPEGGSNEDSFALLADIFPTGWHATRLADLQPGESVVVYGAGPVGLMAAYSAKIQGASEIYVVDRVPSRLDLARDHCDATPINFEEGDPVEQIKEIHGSGVDKGVDAVGYQAVDPDKEGDGAYDPARESPANVLNNLIRTVRPTGQLGIVGLYVPEDPGAPDDMAAQGRLGIDFGLLFEKGQKLGTGQCDVKSYNRQLRDLIIEGRADPSFLVSHRVGLDEAPEMYERFDDREEGVTKVLLEP from the coding sequence ATGAGAGCCGTCGTCTATCAGGGCGCACACGACGTCGCGGTCGAGGACGTCGACGAACCGGAACTCGAACACCCCAACGACATCGTGATCGACATCACGACGTCGTGTATCTGTGGGTCGGACCTCCACATGTACGAGGGGCGAACCGCCGCCGAGCCGGGGATCGTCTTCGGCCACGAGAACATGGGGATCGTCGAGGAGGTCGGCGAGGGCGTCGACACCCTCGAAGCGGGCGACCGTGTCGTCCTCCCGTTCAACGTGGCCTGTGGCCACTGCCGGAACTGCGAGAACGGGAAGACGGGTTTCTGTACAAACGTCAACCCTGGCTTCGCCGGCGGGGCCTACGGCTACGTCGCGATGGGGCCCTACAAGGGTGGACAGGCCGAGAAGCTTCGCGTACCGTACGCCGACTTCAACGCGCTCAAACTCCCCGAGGGCGGGAGCAACGAGGACTCGTTCGCGCTGCTCGCCGACATCTTCCCGACGGGCTGGCACGCCACGCGACTCGCCGACCTCCAACCCGGCGAGTCGGTCGTGGTCTACGGTGCGGGTCCCGTCGGACTGATGGCCGCCTACAGCGCGAAGATCCAGGGTGCTTCGGAGATCTACGTGGTCGACCGGGTCCCCAGCCGACTGGACCTCGCGCGCGACCACTGCGACGCCACCCCGATCAACTTCGAGGAGGGCGACCCCGTCGAGCAGATCAAGGAGATCCACGGCAGCGGCGTCGACAAGGGCGTCGACGCGGTGGGCTATCAGGCCGTGGACCCCGATAAGGAAGGCGATGGTGCGTACGACCCCGCGCGCGAGAGCCCCGCGAACGTCCTCAACAACCTCATTCGAACCGTTCGCCCGACCGGCCAACTCGGCATCGTCGGGCTCTACGTTCCCGAGGACCCCGGCGCACCGGACGACATGGCCGCCCAGGGTCGCCTCGGCATCGACTTCGGGCTGCTGTTCGAGAAGGGCCAGAAGCTCGGTACCGGCCAGTGTGACGTGAAGTCCTACAACCGCCAGCTCCGCGACCTCATCATCGAGGGCCGCGCCGACCCGAGCTTCCTCGTCTCGCACCGCGTGGGCCTCGACGAGGCCCCCGAGATGTACGAGCGCTTCGACGACCGCGAGGAAGGCGTCACGAAGGTCCTGCTCGAACCCTAA
- a CDS encoding acetamidase/formamidase family protein, which produces MNPDTVVTDADEHIHYTWDNGLDPVATVADGAVVEFECRDAADNQLATDATGADVAAMESKGHALSGPVEMGNAEPGDTLAVDLLDFEHHGHGVSYFPPGDSGAGLLPDEFPEPFCYNWELDDGVAFFENGIEVPLAPFPGNLGLAPAEPGPHSTTPPRNVGGNLDVKHLTAGSTLFLPVEVSGGLFSIGDCHAAQGDGEVCLTGIEAPMDVTARFRLVERDLIAPEFETGGPFTPSGRDEPAHATVGVSDDLMDACRLATSRMLDHLEAERGLTREAAYVLASVAVDLKVNQVVDAPNWTVSAYVADSLFP; this is translated from the coding sequence GTGAACCCCGATACCGTCGTCACCGACGCCGACGAACACATCCACTACACCTGGGACAACGGGCTCGACCCGGTCGCGACCGTCGCGGACGGCGCGGTCGTCGAGTTCGAGTGTCGCGACGCCGCCGACAACCAACTCGCGACCGACGCCACCGGCGCGGACGTCGCCGCGATGGAGTCGAAGGGCCACGCGCTCTCCGGCCCGGTCGAAATGGGGAATGCCGAGCCCGGCGACACCCTCGCGGTCGACCTCCTCGACTTCGAGCACCACGGCCACGGCGTTTCCTACTTTCCGCCCGGCGACAGCGGGGCCGGACTCCTCCCCGATGAGTTCCCCGAGCCGTTCTGTTACAACTGGGAACTCGACGACGGGGTCGCGTTCTTCGAGAACGGCATCGAGGTTCCGCTGGCACCGTTTCCGGGGAACCTCGGTCTCGCGCCGGCGGAGCCGGGGCCGCACTCGACGACACCCCCACGAAACGTCGGCGGGAACCTCGACGTCAAACACCTCACCGCCGGTAGTACACTGTTTCTCCCGGTCGAGGTTTCGGGCGGGCTGTTCTCGATCGGCGACTGCCACGCCGCCCAGGGCGACGGCGAGGTCTGTCTCACGGGTATCGAGGCCCCGATGGACGTCACCGCCCGTTTTCGGCTGGTCGAACGCGACCTCATCGCTCCCGAGTTCGAGACCGGAGGACCGTTCACGCCGTCCGGCCGGGACGAACCCGCTCACGCTACAGTCGGAGTCAGCGACGACCTCATGGACGCCTGCCGGCTCGCGACCTCGCGGATGCTCGACCACCTCGAAGCCGAGCGGGGTCTCACGCGTGAGGCGGCCTACGTCCTCGCTTCAGTCGCCGTCGACCTGAAGGTGAATCAGGTGGTCGACGCGCCGAACTGGACGGTCTCGGCTTACGTCGCGGACTCGCTGTTTCCGTAG